In a genomic window of [Empedobacter] haloabium:
- a CDS encoding alpha/beta hydrolase-fold protein, producing the protein MTHHPDPSRRRLLAAGALAAAAPGVRAAADWQPATLPQSRQRDIVASANGQRYRIFVSVPERPAPPAGHPVLYALDGNATFASLALMARTAGARAAVTGRVPPLVVGIGYPTERDYDPARGRDYTPPAGQDAVTGEGGADRFLDVIERDVMPLVRGLAPVDPARQALFGHSYGGLCVLHALFSRPALFQTYLASSPSIWYGNRAVLGGVAGLGQRTSGLARKPALLLSVGELERAPARPGGAGSANPAAAQRRMVEEASELAARLQGMPEALSVVRFHLLPGENHGSAVFAAMARGMEFFVT; encoded by the coding sequence ATGACTCATCATCCCGACCCCTCCAGGCGCCGCCTGCTCGCCGCCGGCGCGCTTGCCGCAGCCGCGCCAGGCGTCCGCGCCGCCGCCGACTGGCAACCGGCCACGCTGCCGCAGTCCCGCCAGCGCGACATCGTGGCGAGCGCGAACGGCCAGCGCTACCGCATTTTCGTCAGCGTGCCGGAACGTCCGGCGCCGCCGGCCGGGCACCCCGTGCTGTATGCGCTGGACGGCAACGCCACGTTTGCCAGCCTTGCGCTGATGGCACGCACGGCCGGCGCCCGCGCGGCGGTCACGGGGCGGGTGCCACCGCTCGTCGTTGGAATCGGCTACCCGACCGAGCGCGATTACGATCCGGCCCGCGGCCGCGACTACACACCGCCGGCCGGCCAGGATGCGGTAACCGGGGAGGGCGGGGCCGACCGCTTTCTCGACGTCATTGAACGCGACGTCATGCCGCTGGTGCGCGGATTGGCGCCTGTGGACCCGGCACGGCAGGCGCTGTTCGGCCATTCGTACGGCGGCTTGTGCGTGCTGCATGCGCTGTTCTCGCGGCCGGCCCTGTTCCAGACCTACCTCGCCTCCAGCCCCTCGATCTGGTACGGCAACCGCGCCGTTCTGGGCGGCGTCGCGGGGCTGGGCCAGCGAACCTCGGGCCTGGCGCGCAAGCCGGCATTGCTGCTGTCCGTCGGTGAACTGGAGCGCGCGCCGGCCAGGCCGGGTGGTGCGGGCAGTGCCAATCCGGCAGCGGCGCAGCGGCGCATGGTGGAGGAGGCGAGCGAGCTGGCTGCGCGGCTGCAGGGCATGCCGGAGGCGCTCTCGGTAGTGCGCTTCCACCTGCTGCCGGGCGAAAACCACGGCTCCGCGGTGTTTGCGGCGATGGCGCGCGGCATGGAATTTTTCGTGACCTGA
- a CDS encoding sigma-54 dependent transcriptional regulator produces MDELEVILVEDDPAVREGSAQALDLMGFKVRDFDSAEPVRDLLRPHCPWVLVSDVRLPGISGLELLQAAHAVDPDLPVILVTGHGDIAMAVQAMHDGAYDFIEKPYSSEQLADVVRRALDKRRLQLEVHALRQRLAHSQGIDAALLGNTPAMRELRRLILDVASQPADVLIYGETGTGKELVARCLHEFSERARHHYVAVNCGAIPETIFESELFGHEAGAFTGAAKRQVGKIEHASEGTLFLDEIESLPLAMQVKLLRVLQERHVVRLGSVQPVPVDLRIVAAAKVDLRELSDQGQFRADLYYRLNLIVLHIPPLRERRDDIPLLFEHFLLDAARRYRRDVPALPAAHLHALLRHDWPGNVRELRNAADRYVLGLPGALPGVASASAATASSSASLADQVSGFERSVIDAALRDALGNVATACAALGLPKQTLYHKMQKHGLAAEDYR; encoded by the coding sequence ATGGATGAATTAGAAGTGATCCTGGTCGAGGACGACCCGGCCGTACGCGAAGGCAGCGCCCAGGCGCTCGACCTGATGGGTTTCAAGGTGCGCGATTTCGACAGCGCGGAGCCGGTGCGCGACCTGCTGCGACCGCACTGCCCCTGGGTGCTCGTCAGCGACGTGCGCCTGCCCGGTATCAGCGGCCTGGAATTGCTGCAGGCGGCACACGCCGTCGACCCCGATCTGCCGGTGATCCTCGTGACAGGGCACGGCGACATCGCCATGGCGGTCCAGGCCATGCACGACGGCGCCTATGACTTCATCGAGAAGCCCTATTCCTCCGAACAGCTGGCGGACGTGGTGCGCCGCGCGCTCGACAAGCGCCGCCTGCAGCTGGAAGTGCACGCCCTGCGCCAACGCCTGGCGCACAGCCAGGGCATCGACGCCGCCCTGCTGGGCAACACCCCCGCGATGCGCGAGCTGCGCCGCCTGATCCTGGACGTGGCCAGCCAGCCGGCGGACGTGCTGATCTACGGCGAAACGGGCACCGGCAAGGAGCTGGTGGCGCGCTGCCTGCACGAATTCAGCGAGCGGGCGCGGCATCACTACGTGGCCGTCAACTGCGGCGCGATTCCCGAGACGATTTTCGAGAGCGAGTTGTTTGGCCACGAAGCGGGCGCCTTTACCGGCGCGGCCAAGCGCCAGGTGGGCAAGATCGAGCATGCCTCCGAAGGCACGCTGTTCCTCGACGAGATCGAGAGCCTGCCGCTGGCGATGCAGGTCAAGCTGTTGCGCGTACTGCAGGAGCGCCATGTCGTGCGCCTGGGTTCCGTGCAGCCAGTACCGGTGGACCTGCGCATCGTCGCCGCCGCCAAGGTCGACCTGCGCGAGTTGAGCGACCAGGGCCAGTTCCGCGCCGACCTGTACTACCGCCTGAACCTGATCGTGCTGCACATCCCGCCGCTGCGCGAACGGCGCGACGACATCCCGCTGCTGTTCGAGCACTTCCTGCTGGACGCGGCCAGACGCTACCGGCGCGACGTGCCGGCGCTGCCAGCCGCCCATCTGCACGCGCTGCTGCGGCACGACTGGCCGGGCAACGTGCGCGAGCTGCGCAACGCGGCCGACCGCTATGTGCTGGGCCTGCCGGGCGCCCTGCCCGGCGTCGCCAGCGCCAGCGCGGCTACGGCATCGTCGTCGGCTTCGCTGGCGGACCAGGTCAGCGGGTTCGAACGCTCCGTGATCGATGCAGCGCTGCGCGATGCGCTCGGCAATGTCGCCACGGCGTGTGCGGCGCTGGGGTTGCCGAAGCAGACGCTGTATCACAAGATGCAGAAGCACGGGTTGGCGGCGGAAGACTATCGCTGA
- a CDS encoding ATP-binding protein has translation MPVPPDTATSQTSEAQAATSFAPPGRRRRLAQLAWGAALAGAVALGWVAYWWTERISIERLRAAGAQRLEVYAASLENLLDKYDFLPHMLELDKNVLGLLEHPHDQERRLEVNTYLERLSRQAGSRIIYIVDLQGRTLAASNWRQKDSFVGDDIRFRPYLQNALSGRPSGFYGVGTTSGEPGYFYARGVHRDGRMLGVAVVKVNIEEQARGWVQGADKVMLADANGVLFLSSAPASKYHTLLPLSASVRASLAQTRQYHGLPLPALPIRRSEAQPDGTRVVTIGAANGSEARGTITPPLLVQGRSLAPRQWTFLYLSDLSQARANARAAVLFAWVVYGFLTLLFLFLRQRLQAREQLQAAYNQLELKVAERTARLERTTQRLMKEAEVRRQAEQQLHRTQNELYQAGKMAVLGQMSASITHELNQPLTALRTMSDNAVLLFERGRIDEARQNLSKISQVVARMGTITGKLKGFARKSNAELGPVSIHTAISNALVLVERRLQLDKVAFTLDIDQGDVYALCDSNRLEQVLLNLMSNALDALGTLERDAPRALTIDVTEGDGKVRIRVADTGPGLTDEARERLFQPFFTTKPQGEGLGLGLAISEQIVRDFGGTLRTETTTSGACFVIELQAASVERQDG, from the coding sequence ATGCCAGTCCCACCCGATACCGCCACCAGCCAGACCAGTGAGGCACAAGCCGCCACGTCGTTCGCCCCGCCAGGGCGACGCCGCCGGCTTGCCCAGCTGGCCTGGGGCGCGGCCCTGGCCGGGGCCGTCGCCCTGGGCTGGGTCGCGTACTGGTGGACCGAACGGATCAGCATCGAACGGCTGCGCGCCGCCGGCGCCCAGCGCCTCGAGGTGTACGCGGCCAGCCTGGAAAACCTGCTGGACAAGTACGATTTCCTGCCCCACATGCTGGAGCTGGACAAGAACGTGCTGGGCCTGCTGGAACATCCGCACGACCAGGAACGCCGGCTGGAGGTGAATACCTACCTGGAGCGCCTGTCGCGCCAAGCCGGTTCGCGAATCATCTACATCGTCGACCTGCAGGGCCGCACGCTGGCCGCCAGCAACTGGCGCCAAAAGGACAGCTTCGTGGGCGACGACATCCGCTTCCGGCCCTATCTGCAGAACGCGCTGAGCGGCCGCCCCAGTGGTTTCTACGGCGTCGGCACGACCAGCGGCGAGCCCGGCTACTTCTATGCGCGCGGCGTCCACCGCGATGGCCGCATGCTCGGCGTGGCCGTCGTCAAGGTCAATATCGAGGAGCAGGCGCGCGGCTGGGTGCAAGGCGCCGACAAGGTGATGCTGGCCGACGCCAACGGCGTGCTGTTCCTGTCCTCCGCCCCCGCCTCGAAATACCATACCCTGCTGCCGCTCTCCGCCAGCGTGCGCGCCAGCCTGGCGCAGACCCGCCAGTACCACGGCTTGCCGCTGCCGGCGCTGCCGATCCGGCGCTCGGAGGCGCAGCCCGACGGCACCCGCGTGGTGACGATCGGCGCCGCCAACGGCAGCGAAGCGCGCGGCACGATCACGCCGCCCCTGCTGGTGCAGGGACGTTCGCTGGCGCCGCGGCAGTGGACGTTCCTGTACCTCTCGGACCTGAGCCAGGCGCGCGCCAATGCGCGTGCGGCCGTGCTGTTCGCCTGGGTGGTGTACGGCTTCCTGACATTGCTGTTCCTGTTCCTGCGCCAGCGCCTGCAGGCCAGGGAGCAGCTGCAGGCCGCCTACAACCAGCTGGAACTGAAGGTGGCCGAGCGCACGGCGCGGCTGGAACGCACCACGCAGCGCCTGATGAAGGAGGCGGAAGTGCGGCGCCAGGCCGAACAGCAGCTGCACCGCACCCAGAACGAGCTGTACCAGGCCGGCAAGATGGCCGTGCTGGGCCAGATGTCGGCCAGTATCACGCATGAGCTGAACCAGCCGCTGACGGCGCTGCGCACGATGTCCGACAATGCCGTGCTGCTGTTCGAGCGCGGCCGCATCGACGAAGCCCGCCAGAACCTGTCGAAGATCTCGCAGGTGGTGGCGCGCATGGGCACCATCACGGGCAAGCTGAAAGGCTTCGCGCGCAAGTCCAACGCGGAACTCGGGCCCGTCTCGATCCACACGGCGATCTCGAACGCGCTGGTGCTGGTCGAACGCCGCCTGCAACTGGACAAGGTGGCGTTCACGCTGGACATCGACCAGGGCGACGTCTACGCGCTGTGCGACAGCAACCGCCTGGAACAGGTGCTGCTCAACCTGATGAGCAACGCGCTCGATGCGCTGGGCACGCTGGAGCGCGACGCGCCGCGTGCCCTGACGATCGACGTGACGGAAGGCGACGGCAAGGTACGCATCCGCGTCGCCGACACCGGGCCCGGCCTGACGGACGAAGCGCGCGAACGGCTGTTCCAGCCCTTCTTCACGACCAAGCCCCAGGGCGAAGGCCTGGGGCTTGGCCTGGCGATTTCGGAACAGATCGTGCGTGACTTCGGCGGCACCCTGCGCACCGAAACAACGACGAGCGGGGCCTGCTTCGTCATCGAACTGCAGGCCGCATCAGTGGAAAGACAAGATGGATGA
- a CDS encoding porin: MKYVITAALALTAAAAQAQSHVQIYGVVDAGVLAEYGTPAGNSTGIGSGLASGSRLGFKGSEDLGKGLSAVFVLEGGYRVDNGAMGQGGLIFGRQAFVGLRGTFGTVTVGRQYSPYYQAIRDVADPFEDGMAGQATNLMAGNYRIDNSVVYATPRVAGWSAEVAYAAGEVTDKLAVNDDRKRQFSGMLSYAEGPLVVMLAHHHSEDALLPDHVRNTALAARYTLGAVTGHAAVTSNRGLAGERSRDVLLGVTWKHGPHRVLLSAIDRDDRSAARRDARQFGAGYLYGLSPRTDLYAAYGHIDNDNGAAFTVGNATDSGNGNAALNLGIRHCF; encoded by the coding sequence ATGAAATACGTAATCACCGCGGCACTGGCACTGACCGCCGCGGCCGCACAAGCACAATCCCATGTCCAGATCTACGGTGTCGTCGATGCCGGCGTCCTGGCCGAGTACGGCACCCCCGCAGGCAACAGCACGGGGATCGGCAGTGGCCTCGCGTCCGGCTCACGCCTGGGCTTCAAGGGCTCGGAGGACCTGGGCAAAGGCTTGTCCGCCGTCTTCGTGCTGGAAGGCGGCTATCGCGTCGATAACGGCGCGATGGGCCAGGGTGGCCTGATCTTCGGCCGCCAGGCATTCGTCGGCCTGCGCGGCACGTTCGGCACCGTCACCGTCGGTCGACAGTATTCGCCGTACTACCAGGCGATCCGCGACGTGGCCGATCCGTTCGAGGACGGCATGGCCGGCCAGGCGACCAACCTGATGGCCGGTAACTACCGCATCGACAACTCGGTCGTCTACGCGACGCCACGGGTGGCCGGCTGGTCGGCCGAAGTGGCCTACGCCGCCGGCGAGGTGACGGACAAGCTGGCCGTGAACGACGACCGCAAGCGCCAGTTCAGCGGCATGCTGAGCTACGCGGAAGGACCGCTGGTCGTGATGCTGGCCCACCACCACAGCGAAGACGCGCTGCTGCCCGACCATGTCCGCAATACCGCACTGGCGGCGCGCTATACGCTGGGTGCCGTTACCGGCCACGCCGCTGTGACCAGCAATCGCGGCCTGGCAGGCGAGCGCAGCCGCGACGTCCTGCTCGGCGTGACCTGGAAGCACGGCCCGCACCGCGTGCTGCTGTCGGCCATCGACCGCGACGACCGCTCGGCGGCACGCCGCGACGCACGCCAGTTCGGCGCCGGCTACCTGTACGGCCTGTCGCCGCGCACCGACCTGTACGCCGCCTACGGCCACATCGACAACGACAACGGCGCCGCTTTCACGGTCGGTAACGCCACTGACAGCGGCAACGGCAACGCCGCCCTCAACCTCGGTATCCGTCACTGCTTCTGA
- a CDS encoding dicarboxylate/amino acid:cation symporter: MQKKRPLTLYILIAMLLGIAVGYACHTAFPEKAISAEISGHISLVTDIFLRLIKMIIALLVFSTLTIGIANLADGKAAGRIGAKAFAWFVVASLVSLALGMVLSNLMQLGTQLGLPLPPVNASTGLKTAAFTLKDFITHVVPKSPIEAMANNEILQVLVFSIFFGSALGALGESGKRLVAVVDELAQVMLRMTGAIMNMAPLAVFAAMASVVTTNGLGILLTFAKFMGGFYLGLFCLWLLLIGAGFLVLGPRVFRLVGLIREPFLLAFSTASSEAAYPKLLLALDKFGVQRRISSFVLPMGYSFNLDGSMMYCTFAVLFIAQAYGIDLSLGTQISMLLLLMLTSKGMAGVPRASLVVIAATLTQFHIPEAGLLLLMGVDQFLDMGRSATNAVGNAVATAVVAKWEGALEEPVSAHTKQHDVQAA, from the coding sequence ATGCAGAAGAAGCGCCCACTCACACTCTATATCCTGATCGCGATGCTGCTCGGCATCGCGGTCGGCTATGCCTGTCATACCGCCTTCCCCGAAAAAGCCATCAGCGCAGAGATATCCGGCCATATCTCGCTGGTGACGGACATCTTCCTGCGCCTGATCAAGATGATCATCGCGCTGCTGGTGTTTTCCACGCTGACGATCGGTATCGCCAACCTGGCGGACGGCAAGGCCGCCGGCCGCATCGGTGCCAAGGCCTTTGCCTGGTTCGTGGTGGCCTCGCTGGTGTCGCTGGCGCTGGGTATGGTGCTGTCGAACCTGATGCAGCTGGGCACCCAGCTGGGGCTGCCGCTGCCGCCCGTCAATGCCAGCACGGGCCTGAAGACCGCGGCGTTCACGCTGAAGGATTTCATCACCCACGTGGTGCCGAAGTCGCCGATCGAGGCTATGGCCAACAACGAGATCCTGCAGGTGCTGGTGTTCTCCATCTTCTTCGGCTCCGCGCTGGGCGCGCTGGGCGAATCGGGCAAGCGCCTGGTGGCCGTGGTGGACGAGCTGGCGCAGGTGATGCTGCGCATGACGGGCGCCATCATGAACATGGCGCCGCTGGCGGTGTTTGCCGCCATGGCTTCCGTCGTCACGACGAACGGGCTGGGCATCCTGCTGACCTTTGCCAAATTCATGGGCGGCTTCTACCTGGGCCTGTTCTGCCTGTGGCTGCTGCTGATCGGCGCCGGCTTCCTGGTGCTGGGCCCGCGCGTGTTCCGCCTGGTCGGCCTGATCCGCGAACCGTTCCTGCTGGCGTTTTCGACCGCCAGCTCGGAGGCGGCCTATCCGAAGCTGCTGCTGGCGCTGGACAAGTTCGGCGTGCAGCGCCGCATCTCTAGTTTCGTGCTGCCCATGGGCTATTCGTTCAACCTGGACGGCTCGATGATGTACTGCACCTTCGCCGTGCTGTTCATCGCCCAGGCCTACGGCATCGACCTGTCGCTGGGCACGCAGATCAGCATGCTGTTGCTGCTGATGCTGACGTCGAAAGGCATGGCCGGGGTGCCGCGCGCCTCGCTGGTCGTGATCGCCGCTACCCTCACCCAATTCCACATCCCCGAGGCAGGCCTGTTGCTGCTGATGGGGGTCGACCAGTTCCTCGACATGGGCCGCTCCGCGACCAATGCCGTGGGCAATGCCGTGGCGACCGCGGTCGTCGCCAAGTGGGAAGGCGCGCTCGAAGAACCCGTCAGCGCGCACACCAAGCAACACGATGTTCAAGCTGCATGA
- a CDS encoding sterol desaturase family protein has translation MTELLVLPLVALVFIALFTREVIAPASRNHCDRRWLILASISGAATLVVTIAAGYLFSATIRHAALFEAGAVMPDAAVGLLSFLLTSFVFYWWHRLTHYSDLLWRVFHQLHHSARRVEALTAFYAHPLDSAAAICISAFFSYFVLGASPAAAAIGLLITGIFDLFLHSDLRTPTWLGYLVQRPEMHTVHHAHGHHAQNYGLPVWDMLFGTWTNPRERSARLGFDEDKSDRIADMLLWRDVHRSDS, from the coding sequence ATGACCGAACTCCTCGTCCTCCCCCTCGTCGCCCTCGTCTTCATCGCCCTGTTCACCCGGGAAGTCATCGCCCCCGCCTCGCGCAACCATTGCGACCGCCGCTGGCTGATCCTGGCCAGCATCAGTGGCGCGGCCACGCTGGTCGTGACGATCGCGGCCGGTTACCTGTTCAGCGCCACGATCCGCCACGCCGCGCTGTTCGAGGCCGGTGCCGTCATGCCGGATGCCGCCGTCGGCCTGCTCAGCTTTCTCCTGACCAGCTTCGTGTTTTACTGGTGGCATCGCCTGACACATTATTCCGACCTGCTGTGGCGGGTTTTCCACCAGCTGCATCACAGCGCCCGCCGGGTCGAGGCGCTGACGGCGTTCTATGCCCATCCGCTCGACAGCGCCGCCGCCATCTGCATCAGCGCCTTCTTCAGCTACTTCGTGCTGGGCGCCAGTCCCGCGGCCGCTGCGATCGGCTTGCTGATCACCGGGATATTCGACCTGTTCCTGCACAGCGACCTGCGCACGCCGACATGGCTCGGCTACCTGGTGCAGCGGCCCGAAATGCATACCGTGCATCACGCGCATGGTCACCATGCGCAAAACTATGGCCTGCCGGTGTGGGACATGCTGTTCGGCACCTGGACCAACCCGCGCGAGCGCTCCGCCAGGCTGGGCTTCGACGAGGACAAGTCCGACCGCATCGCCGACATGCTGCTGTGGCGCGACGTGCATCGCAGCGACAGCTGA
- a CDS encoding Imm71 family immunity protein produces MQKPVIILNETTFLPTEIQRRQIFYLLKQVSSVTAWRRILGYYRRWADVTAQCVRVAEENGWQDDTSLPRSEHALILKCVAHCQAGVDRLARGDKRVFKFDKHGQFAMAGRMLSHWSQMMERYRIGENARGKHTPLWAEFCEAHTTLAYAWGECGPFILEPRYLEDPALMFYGEWIDRYLEAQFYPDVLPEVPAPANSALVRTGSYVPCSGIWEPVDAPAPSLWRWLTRAPRPAPPFRRQGTMSYLHGGSPAPTATITTARDSIDIETTWRLLWKDERYADGSVPEEENGYRFTHPEPIVPSSPILPGYRGPIWAASGVIAPAGGRWLLGWDMRTAVMVHEGDPLPRHHDLDVHWVLLPGARFELMSSTTPMSSAR; encoded by the coding sequence ATGCAAAAGCCCGTCATAATTCTGAACGAAACCACCTTTCTCCCGACTGAAATACAGCGCCGCCAAATCTTTTACCTACTCAAGCAAGTGAGTTCCGTAACAGCGTGGCGCCGGATTCTCGGGTACTACCGCCGATGGGCCGACGTCACCGCGCAATGCGTTCGCGTTGCGGAGGAAAACGGCTGGCAAGACGATACGTCATTACCCCGTTCCGAACATGCCCTGATTCTGAAATGCGTGGCGCACTGTCAGGCCGGCGTGGATCGGCTGGCACGCGGCGACAAACGTGTCTTCAAATTCGACAAGCATGGCCAGTTCGCCATGGCTGGTCGCATGCTGTCGCACTGGAGCCAGATGATGGAGCGCTATCGCATTGGCGAAAACGCGAGGGGCAAGCATACGCCCCTGTGGGCGGAGTTTTGCGAAGCCCATACGACGCTGGCGTATGCATGGGGCGAGTGCGGCCCGTTCATCCTCGAACCGCGCTACCTCGAGGATCCGGCACTGATGTTCTATGGGGAATGGATCGACAGGTACCTGGAAGCGCAGTTCTATCCTGATGTGTTACCGGAGGTCCCGGCGCCCGCCAACAGCGCGCTCGTCCGAACCGGAAGCTACGTCCCCTGCTCCGGCATATGGGAGCCAGTCGACGCACCAGCACCTTCGCTGTGGCGCTGGCTGACGCGTGCGCCCCGGCCCGCGCCGCCCTTCAGGCGCCAAGGCACGATGAGCTATCTGCATGGCGGCTCGCCGGCGCCCACTGCGACGATCACTACGGCAAGGGACAGCATCGACATCGAAACGACCTGGCGCTTGCTGTGGAAAGACGAGCGCTACGCGGATGGCTCCGTGCCCGAGGAGGAAAACGGCTATCGATTCACTCACCCGGAACCGATCGTGCCGTCGTCGCCCATCCTTCCCGGTTACCGTGGACCGATCTGGGCGGCCAGCGGCGTGATCGCGCCCGCTGGGGGACGCTGGTTGCTGGGCTGGGACATGCGTACCGCTGTCATGGTGCACGAGGGCGATCCCCTCCCGCGCCACCATGACCTGGACGTTCACTGGGTGTTACTGCCTGGCGCCCGGTTTGAGCTCATGTCGAGTACTACCCCTATGTCGAGTGCCCGATGA
- the icmH gene encoding type IVB secretion system protein IcmH/DotU — protein MGSAAPAAAHAAPQTLLDLMYDGFYALFMLKNGNGPQDDGEFARKMAQFLDDFGRAAKKQNAAADDVDAAKYAFCAAVDEIILRSSFPIRDAWERRPLQLTLFGDQLAGENFFNRLEELRARGSAHVQALEVFHMCLLLGFQGRYILEGSEKLNYLTSRLGDEIAHMKGKRGGFAPHADRPDQVKHKLRSDLPVWVMCSVFGLVCVLGFLGLRTTLSHHTENKMTAYNDVVKMAPRAANLTITLP, from the coding sequence ATGGGCAGCGCCGCCCCCGCGGCGGCGCACGCCGCACCGCAAACGCTGCTCGATCTGATGTACGACGGCTTCTACGCCCTGTTCATGCTCAAGAACGGCAACGGCCCGCAGGACGACGGCGAATTCGCCCGCAAGATGGCCCAGTTCCTGGACGACTTCGGCCGCGCGGCCAAGAAGCAGAACGCTGCCGCCGACGACGTCGACGCCGCCAAGTACGCGTTCTGCGCCGCCGTCGACGAGATCATCCTGCGTTCGTCGTTCCCGATCCGCGATGCGTGGGAGCGCCGCCCGCTGCAACTGACGCTGTTCGGCGACCAGCTGGCCGGCGAGAACTTCTTCAACCGCCTGGAAGAACTGCGCGCGCGTGGCAGTGCCCACGTGCAGGCGCTGGAAGTGTTCCATATGTGCCTGTTGCTGGGCTTCCAGGGCCGCTACATCCTGGAAGGTTCGGAAAAGCTGAACTACCTGACCTCGCGCCTGGGCGACGAGATCGCCCACATGAAGGGCAAGCGCGGCGGCTTCGCGCCGCATGCCGACCGCCCCGACCAGGTCAAGCACAAGCTGCGCAGCGACCTGCCGGTATGGGTCATGTGCTCGGTGTTCGGCCTGGTCTGCGTGCTGGGCTTCCTGGGCCTGCGCACGACGCTGTCGCATCACACGGAAAACAAGATGACGGCCTATAACGACGTGGTCAAGATGGCGCCCCGCGCAGCGAACCTGACGATCACGCTGCCCTGA
- the tssK gene encoding type VI secretion system baseplate subunit TssK, with protein MSSKILWGDGLFLRPQHFQQQDQYHEHRLHRSVQALHPYAWGVEQLQIDRDALGNNSLRLLELALRFQDGELYDAPGLDYLPDSVDLSQLPAGGQSVTFYAALPAFKPFGGNFGDANAPGANAVRFQQENRETPDLYTHAASAQLSYLKKTVRLVSEFEPRDSYVHFPLLRLRRAATGGFELDAGFLPPSLSVKSAPLLFNQLRRLLDALQAKVSALYGHHREPSKHVIEFRSGDMSSFWLLHTASTAYAALSHYYQHPALHPERLFEQLLSLAGGLMTFSKSWTLSDLPSYSHADPGPAFETLYQIIRELLDTVISSKYFAIALREVKPSYHHGMLDSQKIDDKTTFYLAVSAEMPATEIVDVVPLRFKVGAPDDVEKFVLSAMPGVRLQHAPQVPAAVPVRPDAIYFSIEAKGQMYERMLQAQSISIYVPGGMHDVKLDLVAVTS; from the coding sequence ATGAGTAGCAAAATTCTTTGGGGCGATGGCCTGTTCTTGCGCCCCCAGCACTTCCAGCAGCAGGACCAATACCACGAGCACCGCCTGCACCGAAGCGTCCAGGCCCTGCATCCCTATGCCTGGGGCGTGGAACAGCTGCAGATCGACCGGGACGCGCTGGGCAACAACTCGCTGCGTCTGCTCGAGCTGGCACTGCGCTTCCAGGACGGCGAACTGTACGACGCGCCCGGCCTGGACTACCTGCCCGACTCGGTCGACCTGAGCCAGCTGCCGGCTGGCGGCCAGAGCGTGACGTTCTACGCCGCGCTGCCCGCCTTCAAGCCGTTCGGCGGCAATTTCGGCGACGCCAACGCGCCCGGCGCCAATGCCGTGCGCTTCCAGCAGGAGAACCGGGAGACGCCTGATTTATATACGCATGCCGCGTCGGCGCAGCTGTCCTACCTCAAGAAAACGGTGCGCCTCGTGTCCGAATTCGAGCCGCGCGACTCCTACGTGCACTTCCCGCTGTTGCGCTTGCGCCGCGCCGCCACCGGCGGTTTCGAACTCGATGCCGGCTTCCTGCCCCCGAGCCTGTCGGTGAAGAGCGCCCCGCTGCTGTTCAATCAGCTGCGCCGCCTGCTGGACGCGCTGCAGGCGAAGGTCAGCGCGCTGTACGGCCATCACCGCGAGCCGAGCAAGCACGTGATCGAGTTCCGCTCCGGCGACATGTCCTCGTTCTGGCTGCTGCACACGGCCAGCACCGCCTATGCCGCCCTGTCGCACTATTACCAGCATCCGGCGCTGCATCCGGAACGCCTGTTCGAACAGCTGCTGTCGCTCGCCGGCGGCCTGATGACGTTCTCGAAGAGCTGGACGCTCTCGGACCTGCCGTCCTACAGCCACGCCGACCCCGGGCCCGCGTTCGAGACGCTGTACCAGATCATCCGCGAACTGCTCGATACGGTGATCTCGTCCAAGTACTTCGCCATCGCCCTGCGCGAGGTCAAGCCGTCGTACCACCACGGCATGCTCGATTCGCAGAAGATCGACGACAAGACGACGTTCTACCTGGCCGTCTCCGCCGAGATGCCGGCCACCGAGATCGTCGACGTCGTGCCGCTGCGCTTCAAGGTGGGCGCGCCGGACGACGTCGAGAAGTTCGTGCTGTCGGCCATGCCGGGTGTGCGCCTGCAGCACGCGCCGCAGGTGCCGGCCGCCGTGCCGGTGCGGCCGGACGCGATCTACTTCTCCATCGAAGCGAAAGGCCAGATGTACGAGCGCATGCTGCAGGCGCAATCCATCTCGATCTACGTCCCGGGCGGCATGCACGACGTGAAGCTGGACCTGGTGGCGGTGACGTCGTAA